A segment of the Ignavibacteriota bacterium genome:
CGCGCTGGAACTCGACAACGAATTCCTACAGCGCGGCGGTGTGTTCCCCGAGTCCCTCATCCGCCAGTGGCTCAAAGTGAAGCGCGAGGAAGTACACGCCATCGCCACCATGCCGCACCCGTTCGAATACGAGATGTATTTTACGCGGTAGGTCGGCGGCCGCGCGATCAGTGCGGTTGATACAAATTGTCCATCTCCAGGACCGCCTGCGGCCACTGGACTTCCGTCTGGTCGTCTGCACGCGCGTACCGGACACCTTCGAGCACGCGCGCGCGGAGCGCATGAAGGTCTCCGGCAACCCTTCGCAATACCACGACCTGCAGATACTCGCGACAGCGGGACAGCGGGAGAGCGGGACAGCGGGAGAGCGGGACAGCGGGAGAGCGGCCGAAGGCCGCAAGAAAAAAACCTCCTTTCCTCCGTTCCTCCTGTGTGATTTTTCCTCGCACGACTCCCCATCATCGGACCGAGGGATAGCAGGAGGCGGCCGAAGGCCGCAAGAAAAAAACCTCCTTTCCTCCGTTCCTCCTGTGTGATCTTTCTTTGCGTGTTCACCCACAATCATCCCCATCTGTAATTGGATTTATACCTGAACGGGTATATGTTTATATGTCATCCTCGTCGTTATACCATATCGGGTATAATGACAGCACGACGCTTTGCAATACACCCGATCAGGTACAATGGATGGTGACATGATAAAGCTGGAACGCTTCATCAAACAGAAACGGAAAAGTATGGGCATGACACAGCCTGAACTTGCCGAACGTGCAGGAGTTGGCTTACGGTTTATCCGCGAGCTAGAACAAGGAAAGACCACGCTTCGCATGGACAAAGTGAACCAGGTACTGCGCCTGTTCGGTCATGAACTTGCGGCGTCGCCGATGGATCGCGACAGCCATGCCGCGATGGTGAATGCCCGGTCAAAGGACGACGACGATGCGCGCCGCTGACGTATACATGTACAATACCTATGCGGGCCGCCTCGTCGAGGACGAAACGGGATACACGTTTCGCTATGACACTGCGTATCTCGCGTCGGCATCATCACAAGCAGTCAGTCTCACGTTGCCTCTGCAGAAGGAGGCGTTTCGGAACACCGTCCTCTTTCCGTTTTTTGATGGACTTATCCCTGAGGGATGGCTCCTCGACATCGCGCGAGAGAATTGGAAACTTGATCCGCGCGACAGAATGGGTCTACTCCTCGCCTGCTGCCGCGATTGCATCGGCGCCGCAAGCATCCGCGGGACTGCCGGAGAACTGCAATGACACAACCGCAGCGGTGCCTGTTCTGCTATCGAGCGCTGGATGACGGTTCGCGTGATTTTCATGCCGCATGCAGCCGGAAGATGTTCGGCACGCCGCAGCCGCCTGAACTCCCGTATTCGGAGGCGGATATGTTCGACCTCGCCGTACAGGTTGTGCGCTCGCAGATTGCGGTCCCCGGCGTGCAGGAGAAATTGTCGCTCGAGTTGGAAAAGCCAGTGAAGAGTGCGGGAGTCCGACGGTTCACGATCGTCGGCATGTGGGGACGGTACATCCTCAAGCCACCCTCGCAGCACTACCCGCATCTCCCGGAAGTGGAGGACTGCACGATGCATCTTGCGGAACTCGCGGGCATCCGCACCGTCCCGCATTCCTTGATACGCCTTCACACGGGCCAGTGTGCGTACATCACCCGGCGAATCGACCGCATGGGAAAGGACATGCTGCACATGGAGGATATGTGCCAGCTCACCGGGCGACTCACCGAACACAAGTACCATGGCTCACACGAACAGATCGCGACGGCGATACTGCAATTCAGCGCTCACCCGCTCCTGGACGTCGGCCTTTTTTATGAGCAGGTAGTGTTCTCGTTTCTCACCGGCAATGCCGACATGCACTTGAAGAACTTTTCCCTCATCAACCGTCCATCCATCGGGTGGACGCTCGCACCGGCCTACGACATGGTAGCCACGAAGCTGGTCATTCCGGAGGATAGGGAAGAACTCGCCCTCACGCTCGACGGTAGGAAAAAAAACCTTACGAAGAAGAATTTCACCAACGCCTTCGACCGCGCGGGTATGGACGAGAAAGTTGTTGCAGCTATGCTCCGCCGTTTCGAAAAAGCGCTACCGAAGTGGGTGGACCGGATCCGCGCAAGCTTCCTCCCCGATCGCGTGAGCGAGCAGTACACGGGATTGATAGTGCAGCGTGCGGAACGTCTCGGCATCACCGTGCCCTGACACCGGCGCCCTGGTCTGGCGAGTGGTAGAGTTATTTGGCATATTCCCGTCACGGACAGAGGAAGGAAGTGCCGATGAAAAATCGAAGTTCACCGGGGAACAGGTCGTCCTTGCACTACACGTGCCCGAGGGCCGGGGTAGGATGGAGGAGGTCCGCTGGAAGTCGGGGATCGCGAAGGCGACGTTTTACGTCTGGGAGAAGAATTGCACTGCGCTGGGAGTGACGTACCTACACGTTGGCGGCTGCAAGAATAATTTGAGGTCATCACCCATGAAGTACATCCACTTTCTTCATTATGCTATTTGTATTCTTGGTGGAATTCTGCCGACCAATGCGCTGCTGTGTCAGTGGAATAGCGATTCGCGGTTAAATACGGCAGTATCAACAGCAAGCCATGCACAGTGGATACAGAGGCAAGGTGGAAATGTGTTTTTTACAAACACGTTGATACCGCGTGAAAGAGGCGATGGATTCTATGTATCCTGGTTGTCGCATGATCCTTCAGGTGTTGTTCCTGGTATTGGGATCTATGCACAAGCGATGAGCCGGAGCGGAAATGCCCTATGGAGCACAAACGGTATTGCAGTATCGGACACCCTGTGGAATTGGCCTGTGGACCTGTCTACCACAACCGACAACAGAAACGGGATGTTTGTCCTGTGGCACGGTTCGCCCATATCGGGGAATCGGGATTCCGCGATGCTGCACTTGCAGCGGATTGACTCGGCAGGCAATCCACGATGGGGACCCTCGGGTATCATCGCGGGCACTGAGCGTGCACAGTCGTTGTATCGTGTGCTATCAGACACGCACGGTGGAGCTTTCGTCTTGTGGACGGCGTTTTACGGGGTGAACCAAAAGCATATTATGATTCAGCATTATGACTCTTCCGGGCGGGCGATATGGATGAACAATGGCGTTGTTGTAGCAGATTCCGCATATTATACGTATCAAGTAGAAATGGCCACGGATGGGAACAATGGTGTATACGTGACGTGGATTACCACTGGTCATCCGTCGAAGCTAATGTTTCAGCGAATACGTGAAACAGGTGCCATATTATTTACTACATCCGGCATTCAGATCGACTCATTAGCATCGCAGCCACGAATGATTCGCGCTGATGATGGAACAAATGACATTCACCTTGTCTGGCAGAAGCGGTCCAGATTGTATGCACAACGAATCGATTCAGCGGGTACTACAAAATGGGGCGCGAATATTCGGATTTCTGATTCCCTCTCAATAGATAAGCATGTTATTACGTCTGATGGCCATGGCGGAATCTACCTTGTCTGGTCAAACTTCCAGGTGACAGAAATTCGTGCGCAACGGATCAGTGGATCAGGTGATACACTGTGGGGTGGGAACGGGGTTATTGCTGCGGTAAATCCCTTTTCATCTATCTATCGGGGGCAGCCGCAGGTAGTATCTGATGGATCTGGTGGTGCACTCGTTCTCTTCATTCGCACCCGATCGGTGAACGACAATAGAGATCTGTGGGTCCAGCGTCTGGATGCGTCCGGTCGGATCACATGGCCTCAACTTGGCCGACCCGTGTGTACCGCTGATTCAAATCAAATGTTTCCGCTGATGATCTCTGACGGCGAGGGCGGCGCATACATCATTTGGGAGGACGAGCGACAGGGGTACTACAACTGCGATCTTTATGCCACACGTATCGATGGCGCGGGATTAC
Coding sequences within it:
- a CDS encoding HipA N-terminal domain-containing protein, whose translation is MRAADVYMYNTYAGRLVEDETGYTFRYDTAYLASASSQAVSLTLPLQKEAFRNTVLFPFFDGLIPEGWLLDIARENWKLDPRDRMGLLLACCRDCIGAASIRGTAGELQ
- a CDS encoding helix-turn-helix transcriptional regulator yields the protein MIKLERFIKQKRKSMGMTQPELAERAGVGLRFIRELEQGKTTLRMDKVNQVLRLFGHELAASPMDRDSHAAMVNARSKDDDDARR
- a CDS encoding type I glutamate--ammonia ligase, with translation ALELDNEFLQRGGVFPESLIRQWLKVKREEVHAIATMPHPFEYEMYFTR
- a CDS encoding HipA domain-containing protein — translated: MTQPQRCLFCYRALDDGSRDFHAACSRKMFGTPQPPELPYSEADMFDLAVQVVRSQIAVPGVQEKLSLELEKPVKSAGVRRFTIVGMWGRYILKPPSQHYPHLPEVEDCTMHLAELAGIRTVPHSLIRLHTGQCAYITRRIDRMGKDMLHMEDMCQLTGRLTEHKYHGSHEQIATAILQFSAHPLLDVGLFYEQVVFSFLTGNADMHLKNFSLINRPSIGWTLAPAYDMVATKLVIPEDREELALTLDGRKKNLTKKNFTNAFDRAGMDEKVVAAMLRRFEKALPKWVDRIRASFLPDRVSEQYTGLIVQRAERLGITVP